The Hydrogenobacter sp. T-2 region TGCCACTATAAATCTTAAGAAGGTGTATGTCATAGACCTTGCTTTTACCACCCTCCTCAAGGGCATTTATTATCTCTTTCACTAAAGGATTTTTGCCTTCCCTGTCAAGGAGTATAGGTGCTGTTTCCTTCATGAGAGACAAAGACCACCTTATTATAAGCACAAAGCCCAACAAACCCATTAGAGGGTCCATAAACCACAAACCAAGATACTTTCCTGCCAGCAAACCACCTATGGCAAGCACGGAGGTAAGAGCATCCGCAAGCACATGCAAATAAGCACCCCTGAGGTTTAGGTCATGATGGTCGTGCTCGTGGTGGTGCTGTCCACCATGAAGTATGTAGGCACTAAGGATATTTACCCCAAGCCCCACAAAAGCCACAAGCAGTGCCTCCTCATACTTGGTTTCTCCACCCCTTATAAACTTTGAGAGGCTCTCTTCCAATATGAGAAAGGAAACAAAGAAAAGCAAAATAGCACTGGTATATGCTCCAAGCACCTCCACCTTCCAAGTGCCAAAGGTAAAACTACCATCCCTTGCCCATCTTTTTGCAAAAAAGTAAGCCATATAGGCTATGGCAAAGGCAAAGGCGTGTGTAGACATATGAATCCCATCCGCAAGGAGAGCAACAGAGTTAAACATATATCCTGCCAATATCTCCAAGAACATGGTAAAAAGCGTGATAAGGAAAACTATCAAAACCCGTCTTTGGGCTCTGTAATGTGGTGTATAAAACTCATGTTGATGCTTGCAAACCATGAGGAAATTATAGAAACTTACTGACTACTGGGCTATGAAACAGCTCATGCAAGAGAGTCATCTATCCACTTAAGGTAGTCCTCATTGCCTGCAACTATAGGCAAGGCAATTATCTCAGGAACCGTATAGGGATGAATAGACTTTACACCCTCAAGCAAGTCTTTAAACTTTTGAGCGGAAGTCTTTACCACAAGAAGGCTTTCCTTATCCCTTTCTATGTTCCCCTTCCACCAGTATATGGAGCTAACCTCTGGAACCACGTTTACGCAAGCACCCAGCTTATTCTCTATTATGTAATTGGCTATTTCTTGAGCCTTGTCCACTGGTGTAGTGATAAAAACCACATAGTAGCCCAGCATAGAGTATATTTTAACCTATGCCAAAGGAGAAAACTCTACCAACTCTTGAGCTTTTCATGGAAGAGCTTTTAAGCCTCTTGCCCTACTTGAGAGAGAGGTATGGAGTGAAAGAGCTTGGAGTTTTTGGCTCATACCTAAGAGGAGAGCAAAGACAAGACAGCGACCTTGACCTCCTTGTGGACTTTGAAAAGGATATTTCTCTTTGGGATGTTATGGAGCTTGAGGAGTTTCTCTCTGAGAGGCTTGGAGTAAGGGTTGACCTCATTATGAAAAGCTCTTTGAGGTTTAGACCTCATACCGCAGAAAAGATTCTAAAAAGCTACGTGCCCGTGATGGAAAACTGGAAGGATATAATAAGGCAAAAGGAGATGCCAAAAAGAGACTACAGGGAATACATAAAAGACATTCTGCAAGAGTGTGAGTTTTTAAGAAAATACACGCAAGGCATAGAATACGAAGACTTTTTGGAAAGCGACCTACTTAGGCATGCGGTGGTGCGTGCCTTGGAAGTAATAGGCGAGGCGGTAAAGAACCTGCCAAATGAGCTTTTGGAAAAGTATCCACAGATAGAGTGGAAAAGGGTAAAGGGCATGAGGGACAGGCTGGCTCACGCATACTTTGGTGTGGACTACGAACTTCTCTGGAGGGTGATAAAAGAAGAGCTTCCGAGCTT contains the following coding sequences:
- a CDS encoding HepT-like ribonuclease domain-containing protein gives rise to the protein MPKEKTLPTLELFMEELLSLLPYLRERYGVKELGVFGSYLRGEQRQDSDLDLLVDFEKDISLWDVMELEEFLSERLGVRVDLIMKSSLRFRPHTAEKILKSYVPVMENWKDIIRQKEMPKRDYREYIKDILQECEFLRKYTQGIEYEDFLESDLLRHAVVRALEVIGEAVKNLPNELLEKYPQIEWKRVKGMRDRLAHAYFGVDYELLWRVIKEELPSLCNVVKDMLDEET
- a CDS encoding cation diffusion facilitator family transporter, with the protein product MVCKHQHEFYTPHYRAQRRVLIVFLITLFTMFLEILAGYMFNSVALLADGIHMSTHAFAFAIAYMAYFFAKRWARDGSFTFGTWKVEVLGAYTSAILLFFVSFLILEESLSKFIRGGETKYEEALLVAFVGLGVNILSAYILHGGQHHHEHDHHDLNLRGAYLHVLADALTSVLAIGGLLAGKYLGLWFMDPLMGLLGFVLIIRWSLSLMKETAPILLDREGKNPLVKEIINALEEGGKSKVYDIHLLKIYSGKYACIVGIETSENYDLEHYHRIISRFEEIAHATVELKSCAKGE
- the cutA gene encoding divalent-cation tolerance protein CutA, whose amino-acid sequence is MLGYYVVFITTPVDKAQEIANYIIENKLGACVNVVPEVSSIYWWKGNIERDKESLLVVKTSAQKFKDLLEGVKSIHPYTVPEIIALPIVAGNEDYLKWIDDSLA